From Oryza sativa Japonica Group chromosome 4, ASM3414082v1, one genomic window encodes:
- the LOC4336028 gene encoding chlorophyll a-b binding protein CP24, chloroplastic, with protein MALASTSATASAAVLKTPFLGAKRALANAVGVAGAKPAPRRALVVSAKKSWIPAFKSDAEFINPPWLDGSLPGDFGFDPLGLGKDPAFLKWYREAELIHGRWAMAAVLGIFVGQAWSGVPWFEAGAQPEAIAPFSFGSLLGTQLLLMGWVESKRWVDFFNPDSQAVEWATPWSRTAENFSNATGEQGYPGGKFFDPLGLGGETRDGVYIPDTDKLDRLKLAEIKHARLAMLAMLIFYFEAGQGKTPLGALGL; from the exons atggcgctcgcctccacctccgccaccgcgtCCGCGGCCGTGCTCAAGACGCCCTTCCTCGGGGCGAAGCGCGCGCTCGCCAATGCCGTCGGCGTCGCGGGCGCCaagcccgcgccgcgccgcgcgctcgTCGTGTCGGCCAAGAAGTCGTGGATCCCGGCCTTCAAGAGCGACGCCGAGTTCATCAACCCGCCGTGGCTCGATGGCTC GCTCCCCGGTGACTTCGGCTTCGACCCGCTGGGGCTGGGCAAGGACCCGGCGTTCCTCAAGTGGTACAGGGAGGCGGAGCTGATCCACGGGCggtgggcgatggcggcggtgctGGGGATCTTCGTCGGGCAGGCGTGGAGCGGCGTGCCGTGGTTCGAGGCCGGCGCGCAGCCGGAGGCCATCGCGCCCTTCTCCTTCGGCTCCCTCCTCGGGACGCAGCTGCTGCTCATGGGCTGGGTAGAGTCCAAGCGGTGGGTCGACTTCTTCAACCCGGACTCGCAGGCGGTGGAGTGGGCCACGCCGTGGTCGCGCACCGCCGAGAACTTCTCCAACGCCACCGGCGAGCAGGGCTACCCCGGCGGCAAGTTCTTCGACCcgctcggcctcggcggcgagACCAGGGACGGCGTCTACATCCCGGACACCGACAAGCTCGACCGGCTCAAGCTCGCCGAGATCAAGCACGCCCGCCTCGCCATGCTCGCCATGCTCATCTTCTACTTCGAGGCCGGCCAGGGCAAGACGCCGCTCGGCGCCCTCGGCCTATGA
- the LOC4336030 gene encoding short-chain dehydrogenase PC-15-like yields MGKTATEGDKEAGRGGGGGGGARRPVVLVTGCSEGGIGHAMARAFAAAGCAVVATARSRASMRGLEGDPRYLLLELDVRSDESARAAVADAVRELGRVDVLVNNAGVHLVAPLAEVPMEEFQQVFDTNVYGAMRLIHAVIPQMIEREQGTIVNVGSITALAPGPWAGVYSASKAALHALSDTLRLELKSFGINVMIVAPGGTKSNLGSNSTSKYVQIRDWKYYKKFEESLRARTDASQGPGSTPAEDLAKRVVALVLKKNPPAWFAYGQFSAILSLLYYAPLWFRDYFYKIVMKC; encoded by the exons ATGGGGAAGACGGCGACCGAAGGGGACAAGGaggcggggcggggcggcggcggcggcggcggcgcccgccgcccCGTGGTGCTGGTGACGGGCTGCTCGGAGGGCGGGATCGGGCACGCGATGGCGCGGGCGTTCGCGGCGGCCGGGTGCGCCGTCGTGGCCACGGCGCGGTCGCGCGCCTCCATGCGCGGGCTGGAGGGGGACCCGCGGTACCTGCTGCTGGAGCTCGACGTGCGCTCCGACGAGAGCGCGCGCGCTGCCGTGGCCGACGCCGTCCGGGAGCTCGGCCGCGTCGACGTGCTCGTCAACAACGCCGGGGTCCACCtcgtcgcgccgctcgccgAGGTGCCCATGGAAGAGTTCCAGCAGGTGTTCGACACCAATGTCTATG GAGCAATGAGGCTGATTCATGCTGTTATTCCCCAAATGATAGAAAGGGAACAAGGTACAATAGTGAATGTTGGAAGTATAACAGCTTTGGCTCCTGGACCATGGGCTGGTGTATATTCAGCATCAAAAGCCGCTCTTCATGCATTGAGCGATACGCTAAG ACTGGAGCTAAAAAGTTTCGGAATTAATGTTATGATTGTTGCACCTGGAGGGACAAAGTCGAATCTGGGAAGTAACTCTACATCCAAGTATGTTCAAATACGTGACTGGAAGTACTACAAAAAATTCGAGGAATCCCTCAGAGCCAGGACTGATGCTTCCCAGGGTCCTGGTTCTACTCCAGCAGAAGACCTCGCAAAAAGGGTTGTTGCTTTGGTTCTTAAGAAGAATCCTCCAGCCTGGTTTGCTTACGGCCAGTTCAGTGCTATTCTAAGCTTGTTGTACTATGCACCACTATGGTTTAGAGATTACTTCTATAAGATTGTCATGAAATGCTAG
- the LOC4336031 gene encoding WAT1-related protein At3g30340 isoform X1 encodes MGSCNSWKPTLTMVGVVVVFAVMNTLTKMAFNEGMRSTVLITLRQLIATLFLAPIAYFRERKTRPKLTAEILVCLFFSAVLGASLTQWLFFLGLQYTTATFACAFINMTPIFTFIVALPYGLEKVDLKTGAGIAKVGGTVLGFSGAMILALYQGPSLTKLGPAAARSSSSSSSSSATAAVVGHGSGGGAHRWAIGSVALLGGSACWSLWFILQSRIAKKYPALYSGTALMFLLSFLQMAAVALAVDRISLSPWILTTKLQIITVLFVGIVGSGIAFLAMSWCVEQRGPVFTTAFTPLIQIIAAAINVIVLHEQLHLGIVIGSALVIIGLYFVLWGKNKEASSSSSPAKEAVPALRQQYGGHDQETTNDVQMQTV; translated from the exons ATGGGTAGCTGTAATAGTTGGAAGCCAACGTTGACAATGgttggggtggtggtggtgttcgcGGTGATGAACACCCTCACCAAGATGGCCTTCAACGAGGGGATGCGCTCCACCGTCCTCATCACGCTCCGTCAGCTCATCGCCACTCTCTTCCTCGCCCCAATCGCCTACTTCCGGGAGAG GAAGACAAGACCAAAGCTTACGGCTGAAATCTTGGTGTGTCTCTTCTTCAGTGCAGTGCTCGG AGCGTCCCTTACCCAATGGCTCTTCTTCTTGGGGCTGCAGTACACCACAGCAACATTCGCTTGCGCCTTCATCAACATGACTCCCATCTTCACTTTCATTGTAGCACTGCCTTATGG GCTGGAGAAAGTGGACCTGAAGACAGGAGCTGGCATAGCAAAAGTGGGAGGCACAGTGTTAGGATTCAGCGGAGCGATGATCCTCGCTCTCTACCAGGGTCCATCGCTCACCAAGCTAGGACCTGCTGCTGCTcgatcatcatcgtcatcatcttcttcttctgcaaCGGCGGCAGTCGTCGGtcatggcagcggcggcggcgcgcacagGTGGGCGATCGGGTCGGTGGCGCTGCTGGGCGGTTCAGCTTGCTGGTCCCTGTGGTTCATCCTGCAGTCGAGGATCGCCAAGAAGTACCCGGCGCTCTACTCGGGCACTGCCCTGATGTTCCTGCTCAGCTTCCTTCAGATGGCTGCAGTCGCGTTGGCCGTCGACAGAATTAGCTTATCCCCATGGATcttaacaacgaagcttcagatcaTCACCGTGCTCTTTGTG GGGATAGTTGGATCAGGaatagcgttcttggcgatgtCATGGTGCGTGGAGCAGAGAGGGCCTGTGTTCACGACGGCGTTCACGCCCCTCATCCAGATCATCGCAGCTGCTATCAACGTCATCGTTCTCCATGAGCAACTCCATCTTGGAAT tGTGATAGGATCTGCTCTGGTAATCATTGGGCTGTATTTCGTACTGTGGGGAAAGAATAAGGaggcctcgtcgtcgtcttctccaGCAAAGGAGGCTGTGCCTGCGCTGCGGCAACAATACGGCGGCCATGATCAAGAAACGACTAATGATGTACAAATGCAAACTGTCTAG
- the LOC4336031 gene encoding WAT1-related protein At4g01440 isoform X2, whose amino-acid sequence MGSCNSWKPTLTMVGVVVVFAVMNTLTKMAFNEGMRSTVLITLRQLIATLFLAPIAYFRERKTRPKLTAEILVCLFFSAVLGASLTQWLFFLGLQYTTATFACAFINMTPIFTFIVALPYGLEKVDLKTGAGIAKVGGTVLGFSGAMILALYQGPSLTKLGPAAARSSSSSSSSSATAAVVGHGSGGGAHRWAIGSVALLGGSACWSLWFILQSRIAKKYPALYSGTALMFLLSFLQMAAVALAVDRISLSPWILTTKLQIITVLFVGIVGSGIAFLAMSWCVEQRGPVFTTAFTPLIQIIAAAINVIVLHEQLHLGMYCDRICSGNHWAVFRTVGKE is encoded by the exons ATGGGTAGCTGTAATAGTTGGAAGCCAACGTTGACAATGgttggggtggtggtggtgttcgcGGTGATGAACACCCTCACCAAGATGGCCTTCAACGAGGGGATGCGCTCCACCGTCCTCATCACGCTCCGTCAGCTCATCGCCACTCTCTTCCTCGCCCCAATCGCCTACTTCCGGGAGAG GAAGACAAGACCAAAGCTTACGGCTGAAATCTTGGTGTGTCTCTTCTTCAGTGCAGTGCTCGG AGCGTCCCTTACCCAATGGCTCTTCTTCTTGGGGCTGCAGTACACCACAGCAACATTCGCTTGCGCCTTCATCAACATGACTCCCATCTTCACTTTCATTGTAGCACTGCCTTATGG GCTGGAGAAAGTGGACCTGAAGACAGGAGCTGGCATAGCAAAAGTGGGAGGCACAGTGTTAGGATTCAGCGGAGCGATGATCCTCGCTCTCTACCAGGGTCCATCGCTCACCAAGCTAGGACCTGCTGCTGCTcgatcatcatcgtcatcatcttcttcttctgcaaCGGCGGCAGTCGTCGGtcatggcagcggcggcggcgcgcacagGTGGGCGATCGGGTCGGTGGCGCTGCTGGGCGGTTCAGCTTGCTGGTCCCTGTGGTTCATCCTGCAGTCGAGGATCGCCAAGAAGTACCCGGCGCTCTACTCGGGCACTGCCCTGATGTTCCTGCTCAGCTTCCTTCAGATGGCTGCAGTCGCGTTGGCCGTCGACAGAATTAGCTTATCCCCATGGATcttaacaacgaagcttcagatcaTCACCGTGCTCTTTGTG GGGATAGTTGGATCAGGaatagcgttcttggcgatgtCATGGTGCGTGGAGCAGAGAGGGCCTGTGTTCACGACGGCGTTCACGCCCCTCATCCAGATCATCGCAGCTGCTATCAACGTCATCGTTCTCCATGAGCAACTCCATCTTGGAATGTAC tGTGATAGGATCTGCTCTGGTAATCATTGGGCTGTATTTCGTACTGTGGGGAAAGAATAA
- the LOC4336033 gene encoding glutathione hydrolase 1 → MNARRLHKWAATARLVLLLLAAAAAAAAAAAGRREVVTSPHGAVAADDGRCSRIGRDALRDGGNAVDAAVAASLCLGVVSPASSGVGGGAFMLVRLADGTALAYDSRETAPLAASQDMYGGNETLKARGALSIAVPGEIAGLYEAWKRHGKLPWKRLVMPAAKLARAFRVSPYLRKQMEATRDGILQNKGISGVYTSNGDILNVGDVCRNIRLARTLVAVAEKGPDVFYKGAVGDQLAKDIQEVGGIITMEDLKKYQVKIRRPLLENVLGLTVLSMPPPSAGGAGLMLVLNILTQYGLPAGFSGSLGIHRLIESLKHYFAIRMNLGDPEFVNVNEVVSDMMSPKFAADLKKTIYDNMTFDPKHYGGRWNILQDHGTSHLSIVDSERNAVSMTTTVNAYFGSLILSPSTGILLNNEMDDFSMPANTSANSPPPAPANFVRPLKRPLSSMTPTIILKDGNLKAAVGASGGSMIPAGTMEVLLNHFVKNMDPLSSVMAPRVYHQLIPNVVQYENWTTVTGDHFELDAATRADLRRKGHVLEPLAGGTISQLVVDDVERHGGLTAVSDPRKGGFPAGY, encoded by the exons ATGAACG CTCGACGCCTTCACAAATGGGCGGCCACCGCGCGGCTGGTGCTCCTCCTCTTAgccgctgctgcggcggcggcggcggcggcggcggggcgcaggGAGGTGGTGACCTCGCCGCacggcgccgtggcggcggacgACGGGCGGTGCTCGAGGATCGGGCGCGACGCGCTCCGCGACGGCGGTAACGCcgtggacgccgccgtcgccgcgtcgcTCTGCCTCGGCGTCGTCAGCCCGGCGTCcagcggggtcggcggcggcgccttcaTGCTCGTCCGGCTCGCCGACGGCACCGCCCTCGCGTACGACTCCCGCGAGACcgcccccctcgccgcctcccag GATATGTATGGTGGCAACGAAACGCTGAAAGCAAGGGGAGCTCTATCCATAGCAGTTCCAGGGGAAATTGCAGGTCTGTATGAGGCATGGAAGCGCCATGGCAAGCTTCCTTGGAAGAGGTTAGTGATGCCAGCAGCAAAGCTTGCCCGTGCATTCAGAGTGTCACCTTATCTGAGGAAGCAGATGGAGGCAACCAGAGATGGAATTCTCCAAAATAAGGGAATAAGTGGAGTGTACACCTCAAATGGAGATATCCTTAATGTTGGAGATGTATGCCGCAACATTAGGCTTGCAAGAACACTGGTGGCTGTCGCGGAGAAAGGGCCGGATGTGTTCTACAAAGGCGCAGTTGGTGATCAGCTGGCGAAGGATATTCAGGAAGTTGGAGGGATCATAACAATGGAAGATCTGAAGAAATACCAAGTTAAGATACGTCGGCCACTTTTAGAGAATGTATTGGGACTGACAGTATTAAGCATGCCTCCTCCTTCAGCTGGTGGTGCTGGGCTAATGCTT GTTCTGAATATCCTTACTCAGTATGGCCTCCCTGCTGGTTTTTCTGGCTCACTTGGGATCCATCGTCTAATTGAGTCCTTGAAGCATTACTTTGCAATAAGGATGAACCTTGGCGACCCTGAGTTTGTAAATGTTAACGAAGTCGTCTCTGATATGATGTCCCCTAAATTTGCTGCTGACCTGAAGAAAACCATCTATGATAACATGACATTTGACCCTAAACACTATGGTGGCAG GTGGAACATCCTTCAGGACCATGGAACAAGCCACCTGTCCATCGTCGACAGCGAGAGGAACGCCGTTTCGATGACCACCACTGTCAACGCGTACTTTGGATCCCTGATCCTGTCTCCGAGCACAGGCATTTTGCTCAACAACGAGATGGACGACTTCTCCATGCCGGCGAACACGTCGGCCAACTCTCCGCCGCCTGCCCCCGCCAATTTCGTTAGGCCTCTGAAACGGCCTCTCTCCTCGATGACTCCGACGATAATACTCAAG GATGGCAATCTGAAGGCTGCGGTTGGAGCTAGTGGTGGGAGCATGATCCCTGCTGGAACCATGGAAGTGCTCCTCAACCATTTCGTCAAGAACATGGACCCGTTGTCCTCTGTCATGGCGCCAAGAGTGTATCACCAG CTGATCCCGAACGTGGTCCAGTACGAGAACTGGACGACGGTGACCGGCGACCACTTCGAGCTGGACGCCGCGACGAGAGCCGACCTGCGGAGGAAAGGCCACGTCTTGGAGCCGCTCGCCGGAGGGACCATCAGCCAGCTCGTCGTGGACGACGTCGAGCGccacggcggtctgaccgccgtcaGCGACCCCAGGAAAGGCGGCTTCCCGGCCGGCTATTAG
- the LOC9271431 gene encoding protein EPIDERMAL PATTERNING FACTOR 2 isoform X1 → MRRFSAMALAFAVVVMSSCVADGVRTIPAGVQGSAGGLHNGGTAPSAAAANGSTTTAYDDRGTGGQTATFQVQQGAQPEEETTTEMGNAAEAATGSRLPDCTHACGPCSPCRRVMVSLRCAEAAESCPVAYRCMCRGRFFRVPTL, encoded by the exons ATGAGGAGGTTTAGTGCCATGGCGCTAGCGTTTGCAGTGGTCGTGATGAGCTCGTGCGTTGCTGATGGCGTCAGGACGATACCAG CAGGTGTGCAAGGTTCAGCCGGTGGCCTACACAACGGCGGCACggctccatctgctgctgctgcgaacgggagcaccaccaccgcctACGACGACAGAGGCACCGGCGGCCAGACGGCGACGTTCCAGGTGCAGCAGGGCGCACAGCCGGAGGAAGAGACGACGACGGAGATGGGcaacgcggcggaggcggcgacgggatCGCGGCTGCCGGACTGCACGCACGCGTGCGGGCCGTGCTCCCCGTGCCGGCGCGTGATGGTGAGCCTCCGGTGCGCCGAGGCCGCGGAGTCGTGCCCCGTCGCGTACCGCTGCATGTGCCGCGGCAGGTTCTTCCGCGTGCCCACCCTCTAG
- the LOC9271431 gene encoding protein EPIDERMAL PATTERNING FACTOR 2 isoform X2 translates to MRRFSAMALAFAVVVMSSCVADGVRTIPGVQGSAGGLHNGGTAPSAAAANGSTTTAYDDRGTGGQTATFQVQQGAQPEEETTTEMGNAAEAATGSRLPDCTHACGPCSPCRRVMVSLRCAEAAESCPVAYRCMCRGRFFRVPTL, encoded by the exons ATGAGGAGGTTTAGTGCCATGGCGCTAGCGTTTGCAGTGGTCGTGATGAGCTCGTGCGTTGCTGATGGCGTCAGGACGATACCAG GTGTGCAAGGTTCAGCCGGTGGCCTACACAACGGCGGCACggctccatctgctgctgctgcgaacgggagcaccaccaccgcctACGACGACAGAGGCACCGGCGGCCAGACGGCGACGTTCCAGGTGCAGCAGGGCGCACAGCCGGAGGAAGAGACGACGACGGAGATGGGcaacgcggcggaggcggcgacgggatCGCGGCTGCCGGACTGCACGCACGCGTGCGGGCCGTGCTCCCCGTGCCGGCGCGTGATGGTGAGCCTCCGGTGCGCCGAGGCCGCGGAGTCGTGCCCCGTCGCGTACCGCTGCATGTGCCGCGGCAGGTTCTTCCGCGTGCCCACCCTCTAG
- the LOC4336035 gene encoding LRR receptor kinase SERK2-like, with the protein MAEARLLRRRRLCLAVAVVWVVAVAVSRVGANTEGDALYSLRQSLKDANNVLQSWDPTLVNPCTWFHVTCNPDNSVIRVDLGNAQLSGALVPQLGQLKNLQYLELYSNNISGTIPNELGNLTNLVSLDLYLNNFTGFIPETLGQLYKLRFLRLNNNSLSGSIPKSLTNITTLQVLDLSNNNLSGEVPSTGSFSLFTPISFANNKDLCGPGTTKPCPGAPPFSPPPPFNPPTPTVSQGDSKTGAIAGGVAAAAALLFAVPAIGFAWWRRRKPEEHFFDVPAEEDPEVHLGQLKRFSLRELQVATDNFSNKNILGRGGFGKVYKGRLADGSLVAVKRLKEERTPGGELQFQTEVEMISMAVHRNLLRLRGFCMTPTERLLVYPYMANGSVASRLRERQPNDPPLEWQTRTRIALGSARGLSYLHDHCDPKIIHRDVKAANILLDEDFEAVVGDFGLAKLMDYKDTHVTTAVRGTIGHIAPEYLSTGKSSEKTDVFGYGIMLLELITGQRAFDLARLANDDDVMLLDWVKGLLKEKKVEMLVDPDLQSGFVEHEVESLIQVALLCTQGSPMDRPKMSEVVRMLEGDGLAERWEEWQKVEVVRQEAELAPRHNDWIVDSTYNLRAMELSGPR; encoded by the exons atggcggaggcgcggctgctgcggcggcggcggctgtgcttggcggtggcggtcgtgtgggtggtggcggtggccgtgAGCCGGGTCGGCGCCAACACGGAGG GTGATGCCCTATATAGTCTGCGCCAAAGTCTGAAAGATGCTAACAATGTGCTGCAGAGTTGGGATCCCACTCTGGTCAATCCATGCACATGGTTCCATGTAACTTGTAACCCTGACAACAGCGTGATCAGAGT TGATCTTGGAAATGCACAACTGTCAGGTGCATTGGTTCCCCAGCTTGGGCAGTTGAAAAATCTGCAATATCT GGAGCTTTACAGCAACAACATAAGTGGGACAATACCTAATGAACTGGGAAACTTAACTAACTTGGTCAGTTTGGATCTTTACCTGAACAACTTCACTGGTTTTATTCCGGAAACCTTGGGGCAACTCTACAAGCTGCGTTTCCT TCGTCTTAACAACAACAGTCTTTCTGGTTCAATTCCAAAATCCTTGACCAATATCACTACTCTTCAAGTTCT GGATCTCTCAAATAACAATCTCTCAGGAGAGGTTCCGTCTACTGGCTCCTTTTCACTCTTTACCCCTATAAG TTTTGCTAATAATAAAGATCTTTGTGGCCCGGGTACTACAAAACCCTGCCCTGGAGCTCCACCTTTTTCTCCACCACCTCCTTTCAATCCCCCAACACCTACTGTGTCACAAG GTGACTCCAAAACTGGAGCAATTGCTGGAGGtgttgctgcagctgctgcattGCTGTTTGCGGTTCCGGCAATTGGATTtgcatggtggcggcggcgtaaACCTGAAGAACACTTCTTTGATGTCCCTG CTGAGGAGGATCCGGAAGTGCACCTTGGCCAACTTAAGAGATTCTCACTCCGGGAGCTTCAAGTTGCTACTGATAACTTTAGCAATAAGAATATTCTGGGAAGAGGTGGCTTTGGAAAGGTGTACAAAGGTAGACTGGCAGATGGCTCGTTGGTAGCAGTGAAAAGATTAAAAGAAGAACGTACCCCTGGTGGTGAGCTCCAGTTCCAAACAGAAGTTGAAATGATTAGCATGGCGGTGCATAGGAACCTGCTTCGGCTCCGTGGATTTTGCATGACGCCTACAGAACGGTTACTTGTCTATCCCTACATGGCTAATGGGAGTGTCGCATCACGATTGCGAG AGCGGCAGCCAAATGATCCGCCGCTTGAATGGCAAACAAGAACTCGGATTGCGCTGGGATCTGCCAGAGGATTGTCCTACTTGCACgaccattgtgatcccaagatCATTCATCGTGATGTCAAAGCTGCAAATATTCTGTTGGATGAAGATTTTGAGGCAGTCGTGGGTGACTTTGGACTGGCCAAACTTATGGATTACAAGGACACTCATGTAACCACAGCTGTTCGTGGGACGATCGGACACATTGCTCCTGAGTACCTCTCTACTGGGAAGTCCTCTGAGAAGACTGATGTTTTTGGCTATGGAATCATGCTTCTTGAGCTCATTACAGGACAAAGGGCATTTGATCTTGCTCGTCTTGCAAACGATGATGATGTGATGTTGCTCGATTGG GTGAAAGGGCTCCTGAAAGAGAAGAAGGTGGAGATGCTGGTGGACCCGGACCTCCAGAGCGGCTTCGTGGAGCATGAGGTGGAGTCACTCATCCAGGTGGCTCTGCTCTGCACGCAGGGCTCCCCGATGGACCGGCCCAAGATGTCGGAGGTGGTGAGGATGCTGGAGGGCGATGGCCTCGCGGAGCGGTGGGAGGAGTGGCAGAAGGTGGAGGTGGTCCGGCAGGAGGCGGAGCTGGCCCCCCGCCACAACGACTGGATCGTCGACTCGACCTACAATCTCCGGGCAATGGAGCTGTCCGGCCCGAGGTAA